A part of Tessaracoccus timonensis genomic DNA contains:
- a CDS encoding PhoH family protein gives MISILGPSDENLRVLESLLEADVHVRGSEITLTGSTEAVTKANDVISELIAILRTGQGLSPETVERVVTMTAENESPSDVLTQGIVSSRGRTVRPKTLNQKRYVDAIDRHTIVFGIGPAGTGKTYLAMAKAVQALKTKQVNRIILTRPAIEAGEKLGFLPGTLSDKIDPYLRPLYDALHDMVEPDSVPKLLTSGVVEVAPLAYMRGRTLNDAFIILDEAQNTTAEQMKMFLTRLGFGSKICVTGDVTQIDLPGGARSGLQLVQGILDGVDDIAFCNLTARDVVRHRLVGKIVAAYDEYDSAQDARKAKRK, from the coding sequence ATGATCAGCATTCTCGGCCCCAGCGACGAGAATCTGCGCGTGCTCGAATCACTGCTTGAAGCCGACGTACACGTGCGAGGCTCTGAGATCACACTCACCGGGTCGACGGAAGCTGTGACCAAGGCGAACGACGTGATCAGCGAGCTCATCGCCATTCTCCGAACCGGCCAGGGGCTCTCTCCGGAAACTGTCGAGCGGGTCGTCACGATGACCGCCGAGAATGAGTCGCCGTCGGATGTGCTGACGCAGGGCATTGTCAGCTCGCGCGGACGTACGGTGCGGCCCAAGACGCTGAATCAGAAGCGTTACGTCGACGCGATCGATCGTCACACCATCGTGTTCGGCATTGGTCCCGCTGGAACGGGCAAGACGTACCTGGCTATGGCGAAAGCGGTGCAGGCCCTGAAGACGAAGCAAGTGAACCGCATCATCCTCACCAGGCCTGCCATCGAGGCCGGCGAAAAGCTTGGCTTCCTGCCTGGCACGCTCAGCGACAAGATCGACCCCTACCTCCGCCCGCTCTACGACGCGCTGCACGACATGGTGGAGCCGGATTCCGTGCCCAAGCTGCTCACCTCGGGCGTGGTTGAGGTGGCGCCGTTGGCCTACATGCGTGGCCGCACCCTCAACGACGCGTTCATCATCCTGGACGAGGCGCAAAACACCACTGCCGAGCAGATGAAGATGTTCCTCACCCGGCTCGGCTTCGGCTCGAAGATCTGCGTCACCGGTGACGTCACCCAGATCGACCTTCCCGGCGGCGCGCGCTCCGGGCTGCAGTTGGTGCAAGGCATCCTCGACGGGGTGGACGACATCGCGTTTTGTAATCTCACAGCCCGCGACGTGGTGCGTCACCGACTGGTGGGCAAGATCGTCGCAGCCTACGACGAGTACGACTCTGCGCAGGACGCGCGAAAGGCGAAGCGGAAGTGA
- the era gene encoding GTPase Era has product MSPATTNNHRSGFACFVGRPNAGKSTLTNALVGQKIAIASSKPQTTRHAIRGIITRDDGQLILIDTPGLHKPRTLLGERLNALVYDTWAEVDVIGVCLPANEKIGPGDKHILQEIQGLTNPPKLLALITKIDLVPKPHVLQRIAAANELAQELGIEWEAIVPVSATSGEQVDTVADALIQLLPEGPVYYPDGEITDEPEETLMAELIREAALEGVHDELPHSIAVMIDEVVPREDRPEDKPLTDVYASIVVERESQKGIIIGKGGGRLKEIGTAARLQINKLLGTRVHLHLHVKVLKEWQRDAKQLGKLGF; this is encoded by the coding sequence ATGAGCCCAGCGACGACGAATAACCACCGCTCTGGTTTCGCCTGCTTCGTGGGTAGGCCAAACGCCGGAAAATCGACGTTGACGAACGCGCTCGTCGGGCAGAAGATTGCCATTGCCTCGTCGAAGCCGCAGACCACGCGACACGCGATCCGCGGCATTATTACCCGCGACGACGGCCAGCTGATCTTGATCGACACGCCGGGGCTCCACAAGCCCCGCACGTTGCTGGGGGAGCGGCTGAACGCGCTCGTCTATGACACGTGGGCAGAGGTGGACGTGATCGGCGTCTGCCTGCCAGCCAACGAGAAAATCGGCCCTGGTGACAAGCACATCCTGCAGGAGATCCAGGGGCTCACGAATCCGCCGAAACTGCTCGCACTGATCACGAAGATTGATCTCGTGCCGAAGCCCCACGTGCTACAACGCATCGCCGCGGCGAATGAGCTCGCGCAGGAGCTCGGCATTGAGTGGGAAGCGATCGTGCCGGTATCCGCGACGTCGGGGGAGCAGGTCGACACCGTCGCCGATGCGCTCATCCAGCTGCTGCCCGAGGGCCCGGTGTACTACCCCGACGGAGAAATCACCGACGAGCCCGAAGAGACGCTCATGGCAGAGCTCATCCGCGAGGCCGCGCTCGAAGGAGTGCACGACGAGCTCCCGCACTCCATCGCGGTGATGATCGACGAGGTCGTGCCGCGCGAGGATCGTCCCGAGGACAAGCCTCTCACCGACGTGTACGCCAGCATCGTCGTCGAGCGGGAGTCGCAGAAGGGCATCATCATCGGTAAAGGCGGCGGCCGGCTGAAAGAGATCGGAACAGCGGCCCGGCTGCAGATCAACAAGCTG
- a CDS encoding APC family permease: protein MSQLARQLRLSDAIAIGVASMVGAGVFAVWGPAAAAAGSGLVIGLVLAAFVAWCNATSSAQLAAQYPSAGGTYVYGRERLGEWPGYLAGWCFVIGKTASAAAMAMVFSSYWAPEGWAQPIAVGIVWLMVLINILGATRTAQAAKVLVVIALIGIVTALATGWISPPTSASFEWVATTPYGVLQSAGLMFFAFAGYARIATMGEEVIDPERNIRRAIVGALTITLVLYALIAWTLVAKVGVAALADSPAPLTLLVGDHLVPKTILIIGATAASAGALLGLLSGIGRTWLAMARTHDLPGWFNHTSERFKTPHRIELTVAIVLSIVVMLADLRGAIGFSSFGVLLYYFVANVSAYTQTGPHRHYHRAWQVLGAATCLVLVVTLPIMSVMIGMIVLGIGVVWRLAKPEPMSTGAEEAA, encoded by the coding sequence ATGAGCCAACTGGCGAGGCAGCTCCGGCTGAGCGATGCCATCGCGATCGGTGTCGCCTCGATGGTGGGAGCTGGCGTCTTCGCGGTGTGGGGTCCGGCCGCCGCTGCTGCGGGCAGCGGACTCGTCATCGGCCTCGTGCTCGCCGCGTTCGTGGCCTGGTGCAACGCCACCAGCTCCGCGCAGCTGGCCGCGCAGTACCCGTCGGCTGGCGGCACCTACGTCTACGGGCGCGAACGCCTAGGTGAGTGGCCCGGCTACCTTGCTGGATGGTGCTTCGTCATCGGGAAAACCGCATCCGCGGCCGCGATGGCGATGGTGTTCTCGTCGTACTGGGCACCCGAGGGGTGGGCCCAACCCATTGCTGTGGGCATCGTGTGGCTCATGGTGCTCATCAACATCCTGGGTGCCACCCGCACCGCCCAGGCGGCCAAAGTGCTCGTGGTGATCGCGCTCATCGGCATCGTGACAGCCTTGGCCACGGGGTGGATTTCGCCGCCGACCTCGGCGAGCTTCGAGTGGGTGGCCACAACGCCGTACGGCGTGCTGCAAAGCGCCGGCCTCATGTTCTTCGCCTTCGCCGGATATGCGCGCATCGCGACGATGGGTGAGGAAGTGATTGACCCCGAGCGCAATATTCGCCGAGCCATCGTCGGAGCGCTCACCATCACGCTCGTGCTCTACGCACTCATCGCGTGGACGTTGGTGGCCAAGGTGGGTGTTGCTGCACTGGCTGACAGCCCAGCCCCGCTGACGTTGCTCGTCGGTGATCATCTGGTGCCGAAGACCATCTTGATCATCGGTGCGACGGCGGCGAGCGCGGGTGCGCTACTGGGCCTGTTGTCGGGCATCGGGCGCACTTGGTTAGCGATGGCTCGCACCCACGACCTGCCCGGATGGTTCAACCACACCAGCGAGCGCTTCAAGACCCCGCACAGGATTGAGCTGACCGTCGCAATCGTGCTCAGCATCGTGGTGATGCTGGCTGACCTTCGCGGCGCTATCGGGTTCTCGTCGTTTGGTGTGTTGCTGTATTACTTTGTGGCGAACGTGTCCGCTTACACGCAGACGGGGCCACACCGCCATTACCATCGCGCCTGGCAGGTGCTCGGCGCAGCCACGTGCCTGGTGCTCGTCGTCACGCTGCCTATCATGTCGGTGATGATTGGCATGATTGTGCTGGGCATCGGTGTTGTGTGGCGACTAGCCAAACCCGAACCCATGTCAACTGGTGCAGAGGAAGCTGCCTGA
- the ybeY gene encoding rRNA maturation RNase YbeY, with translation MIDLNNESGMEADEQGLVRLARFALDRLRIHPQADLSILLVDEQTMADYHERFMDLPGPTDVMSFPMDELREPSDDEDPPLGMLGDIVLCPAVTQRQAAENGRQPDEEAEYLLIHGLLHLLGHDHAEPEEKAIMFGLNDKIIQAWGLERSR, from the coding sequence GTGATCGACCTCAACAACGAATCCGGCATGGAGGCCGACGAACAGGGCCTCGTGCGCTTGGCACGCTTCGCGCTCGATCGGCTGCGCATTCATCCCCAGGCCGACCTCTCCATCCTTCTCGTCGACGAGCAAACCATGGCTGACTACCACGAACGCTTCATGGACCTGCCTGGGCCGACCGACGTGATGAGCTTCCCCATGGATGAGTTGCGCGAACCCTCCGACGACGAGGACCCGCCGCTGGGCATGCTCGGCGACATCGTGCTGTGTCCGGCGGTCACGCAGCGTCAAGCCGCGGAGAACGGGCGCCAACCCGACGAAGAAGCCGAGTATCTGCTCATTCACGGGCTGCTGCACCTGCTGGGGCACGACCACGCGGAGCCTGAAGAGAAAGCGATTATGTTCGGACTCAACGACAAGATCATCCAAGCATGGGGCTTGGAGCGTTCGCGATGA
- a CDS encoding hemolysin family protein: MFSQIQWIELTLALVFAVFASLLAAIEAAVAVTTKGKAERLVAEQPSKAHERIASIAQDPAPTVNSVMFARMMLEISSITLVGLLIHTFFGADWLRVLLTVGIMLVVSFILWGVAPRTLGRQNPIRTLKIFGAAAGVLTTILNPVAQLMVLIGNALTPGRGYSDGPFANEAEFLDMVSVAEEHEVIEDSESKMVRSVFGLDDTFVKEVMVPRTDMVFIKENHTLRQLISLALRSGFSRIPVIGEGLDDIRGIVYIKDVTKRIFDYPDAERGETVSEVMRTAEFCPDSKPVSELLQEMQRNHSHMVIVVDEFGGTSGLATIEDILEEIVGEIVDEYDQEVPNVVDLGEGRYRVSSRLSVSDLGELFGRDLDDEDVDTVWGLMAKQLDLVPISGSKTVYEGIEMIADRTMGRRHQVATVLVRQLPEEEDTEDEPSDDE; encoded by the coding sequence ATGTTCTCGCAAATCCAATGGATCGAACTGACGCTCGCGTTGGTCTTCGCTGTCTTTGCCAGCTTGCTGGCAGCCATCGAGGCTGCGGTGGCGGTGACGACGAAGGGCAAGGCGGAGCGCCTCGTTGCGGAACAACCGTCGAAGGCGCATGAGCGCATCGCATCCATCGCTCAGGATCCGGCACCGACGGTGAACTCCGTCATGTTCGCACGCATGATGTTGGAGATCTCGTCGATCACCCTTGTCGGGCTCCTGATTCACACTTTCTTCGGTGCCGACTGGCTGCGCGTGCTGCTCACCGTCGGCATCATGCTCGTCGTCTCATTCATCCTGTGGGGCGTGGCGCCGCGCACGTTGGGACGTCAGAACCCGATCCGCACCCTCAAGATTTTCGGCGCCGCGGCGGGCGTGCTCACTACCATCTTGAACCCTGTCGCGCAGCTCATGGTGCTCATCGGCAACGCGCTGACGCCCGGCCGCGGTTACTCCGACGGGCCGTTCGCTAACGAAGCGGAGTTCCTCGACATGGTCTCCGTCGCCGAAGAGCATGAGGTGATTGAGGACAGCGAGTCGAAGATGGTGCGCTCGGTGTTCGGCCTCGACGACACCTTCGTCAAGGAAGTGATGGTTCCTCGCACTGACATGGTGTTCATCAAGGAGAACCACACGCTGCGTCAGCTCATCAGCTTGGCCCTTCGATCTGGTTTCTCGCGGATCCCCGTGATCGGGGAGGGGCTCGACGACATCCGCGGCATCGTCTACATCAAGGACGTCACCAAACGTATCTTCGACTACCCGGATGCGGAGCGCGGCGAAACGGTGAGCGAAGTGATGCGCACGGCAGAGTTCTGCCCCGACTCCAAACCAGTCTCTGAGCTGTTGCAGGAGATGCAGCGTAACCACTCGCACATGGTGATCGTCGTCGACGAGTTCGGAGGCACGTCCGGGCTGGCCACCATTGAAGACATCCTGGAAGAGATCGTCGGCGAGATCGTCGACGAGTACGACCAGGAGGTTCCGAACGTCGTGGATCTGGGCGAGGGCCGCTACCGAGTGTCGTCGCGGCTGTCCGTCAGCGACTTGGGTGAGCTGTTCGGTCGCGATCTCGACGACGAAGACGTCGACACCGTGTGGGGTCTCATGGCCAAGCAGCTCGACCTGGTGCCGATCTCCGGGTCGAAGACTGTGTACGAGGGCATCGAGATGATTGCAGACCGCACGATGGGCCGTCGCCACCAAGTTGCGACGGTGCTCGTGCGGCAACTGCCCGAGGAGGAAGACACCGAAGATGAGCCCAGCGACGACGAATAA